In Nymphaea colorata isolate Beijing-Zhang1983 chromosome 5, ASM883128v2, whole genome shotgun sequence, one genomic interval encodes:
- the LOC116255270 gene encoding geraniol synthase, chloroplastic-like: MATHLASLSTPFVASPKLVPSTKAGFKPWKTTLVRCEPRAEGSGRSTAQRRPSRYQSTWNYDFIQSITHTWKRRQIETQRTRVEELRREVRQIITSTGEQVAQLELIDSLERLGVAYHFESEIRRSLDVISTSTRGFEDMYSSSLRFRTLRQYGYNVSAECFSRFRDQSGRFFENLRKDVRGWWRDLGLGEHISFARDRLVESYFMAVGKMHESQFSQYRMQLARVSYLMATVEDIFGEHQSVEELERFVQVVERWDLQATEQLPQSLRVFCAAVYNTTNQISYTVLRRHGHDITSHMRRWVSVCRAYLVEAMWHRA; the protein is encoded by the exons ATGGCTACTCATCTTGCctccctttccactcctttcGTTGCCTCCCCGAAGCTTGTTCCTAGTACtaaggctgggttcaagccatggaaAACCACCCTAGTCAGATGTGAGCCTAGGGCTGAGGGGTCCGGTAGGTCTActgctcaaaggaggccttcAAGATACCAGTCaacatggaactatgacttcatccagtccattaccCAT ACATGGAAACGACGGCAGATCGAAACACAAAGGaccagagttgaagaattgagaagagaagtccGACAAATCATAACATCGACAGGtgagcaagtggctcagttggagctcaTCGATTCACTCGAACGATTAggtgtagcctatcactttgagagtgagatcaggcGGTCGCTAGATGTCATATCCACGAGCACAAGAGGATTTGAGGACATGTACTCATCTTCACTTCGGTTCAGAACTCTGAGGCAATATGGCTAcaatgtttctgcag AGTGCTTTAGTAGGTTTAGGGACCAGTCTGGCCGGTTCTTTGAAAATCTTCGCAAGGATGTGAGAGG GTGGTGgagggacttgggcttgggcGAGCACATTAGCTTTGCTAGAGATAGGCTGGTGGAGAGCTACTTTATGGCAGTGGGAAAGATGCATGAGTCACAGTTctcacagtacaggatgcaaCTCGCTAGGGTCTCCTATTTGATGGCCACTGTTGAGGACATCTTCGGTGAGCATCAGTCTGTTGAGGAACTCGAAcgctttgtgcaagttgttgagag gtgggatcttcaagcAACAGAGCAACTGCCACAGTCATTGAGGGTCTTCTGTGCGGCTGTGTACAATACAACTAACCAAATTAGCTACACTGTTCTTAGGAGGCACGGCCATGATATTACCTCACACATGAGGAGA TGGGTGAGTGTGTGCAGAGCTTACTTGGTTGAGGCAATGTGGCACCGTGCCTGA